TGCGGTGAAACCATGGGCTGGATCGAACTCGACCCCACCAACAACATCGTCGTCAGCAGCGATCATGTCGTGGTCGCCTATGGCCGGGACTATTCCGATGTCGCTCCGGTCATCGGCGTGCTGAAGAGCTACGGCAGCCACCAGACCGTGCAGGCGGTAGACGTGATCCCGGTGAAATGAAGATTAGCCCGCGATTACCGCGGGAATCGCTAAAATCCTAGTAATTCGCTTAAGTCGAATATCAGCTTTTTCGGATATCCACGCATCAAGATACTCCATCGAGTGGGGCGAGATGATGACTGGTTTCGAAAAGAGAAACATTGCTATACGCCGGTTCGCGACAGACCGGAGCGGTAATTTCGGCATGATGACGGCAATATTGCTGCCGGTAACGCTCGCCATCGCAGGGCTGGCGATGGATATGACGCAGGTCATACAGGTCCGGTCCGCCCTTCAGGATGCCGCCGACTCTGCGGCCCTTTCCGCGGCTGCGGCGCTCGCCGGCAATGAACAGTTGACCGATGCGGAAGCCATCGCACAGGCAAAGCTTTTCATGGCCTCCCAGTTCACGAATATCAACGGTACCAGCGACGGCAACGTTGACCCGACTGCCCAACAGCAATCGCAGGCGGAAGTGGCGGAAGGCGCAGTAGCAAGCGTGCAGCGCACGAACGGCGCCGGCAACGGTAAAACCTTCGATGTCACGATCAGCGGCCATTACGACGTGTCGATGAACGCCCTCACGCGACTGCTGGGTTACGATACGATGCGCGTCAGCGTCTCCAGCACCTCCCAAAGCACGACGGAAAGCAAGAATGCGCTGTCGATGTTCTTGGTCCTCGACCGTTCCGGCTCAATGGCAGACGACACCAGCACCGTGAACACGGCTCAGCCGGAGAAAACGGTTACCTACGACTGCGGTACCTGGAGAGAGAAGAAAACCTGCAGCTATACTCAGACCAACTACTATACAAAGATCGAGGCATTGAAGCTCGCAGTCGCGGACCTCACAACCCAGCTCGACACCGCTGACCCTGACAAGATGTATGTACGCACGGCCGCAGTCTCCTACAACGCATCGATGCAGACTGCGACCGCCTTCGAATGGGGGACTTCCAAGGCCCTTACCTATGTGAAGGCCCTGACCGCGACCGGCGGCACGGACTCCTCCGGCGCCATGAAGGAAGCCTATACCAAGGTAACTGCGGCAAGCGAACTGACTGCCCACAAAACGAAGAACGGCCAGGAGTCTCCGGGCAAGTTTATCATCTTCATGACCGATGGCGACAACAACTATACAAGCGCGGACACCTCCACCAGGGCCACATGCACCAGCGCCAAAGCGGCAGCCGTGGAAATCTATACAGTGGCCTTCATGGCGCCCCAGCGCGGCAGGGAACTGCTGCAGGACTGCGCCACGGACACTTCGCATTACTATGATGCCAACAACGCTGCCGAACTCGTTGCAGCCTTCAAGGAGATCGGCGAAAAGGCGGCAGCAGCAGCCACTCGCCTGACCAATTGATGGCAAGGCGGACGAACAACCGCTCCAGATCGAGAGCCGTGGCGACAAACGCCACGGCTTTTTTGTTCAAAAATGCATGCAGTGACATAAATCCTGAAAATTCAGCAATTTATAAAGAACACACAGTCCACGCCCCAATCCGGCATTTGCCGATTTCCTGTGTTGCAAGTGTTTCATAACGGTGCGTAAACTGCGAAAAATCGACCATGCGCCGATGCTCCCAGAATCGGCGAAGCACCCCGTTAAAGCTGCTCCAACCTTAGGCGGAACCATGATCAAGACCCTCAGCAAAGCGGACCTGCCCTTGCCGAAGCCACGCGTTTCCGACCCGGAAGTGCTGGCCGCCGAAATCATCGAGCGATTGACTTACGGCATCGGTAAGGATGCCAAGGTGGCGACACCGCATGACTGGCTGACGGCAACGATCCTCGTGGTGCGCGACCGCATCATCGACAAGTGGATGGAATCGACCCGCGCCACCTACGCCAACAACGCCAAGCGCGTCTATTATCTATCGCTGGAATTCCTGATCGGTCGCCTGATGCGCGACGCCATGTCCAATCTCGGCCTGATGGACGAAATCCGGGAGGCGCTCGGATCGCTCGGCGTCGAACTCGACGTCATCGCCGGCCTCGAACCCGATGCAGCGCTGGGCAACGGCGGCCTCGGCCGCCTCGCCGCCTGCTTCATGGAATCGCTCGCGACCGTCGATATCCCGGCCTATGGCTACGGCATCCGTTACGTCCACGGCCTCTTCCGGCAGCAGATGGCGGACGGCTGGCAGGTCGAACTGCCTGAAACCTGGCTCGCTCATGGCAACCCATGGGAATTCGAACGACGCGAAAGCTCCTACGAAATCGGCTTCGGCGGCGGCGTCGAGACGGTCAATGGCCAGAACGACGAAGTGCGCTTCGTGTGGAAGCCCAGCGAGCGCATGATTGCGACCGCCTATGACACACCCGTCGTCGGCTGGCGCGGCGAACGGGTGAACACGCTTCGCCTCTGGTCGGCCCAGCCGATCGACCCCATTCTCCTCGATGCCTTCAATGCCGGCGACCACATCGGCGCACTGCGCGAAAGCAACAAGGCCGAAACGCTGACCCGCGTGCTTTATCCGGCTGACGCGAACGCCGCCGGTCAGGAACTGCGTCTCCGTCAGGAATATTTCTTCTGTTCCGCATCGCTGCAGGACATTCTGCGCCGCCACCTGCAGCAGGGCAACCAGCTCTCCGCTCTGCCCGACAAGGTTTCGATCCAGCTGAACGACACCCATCCGGCCGTCTCGGTCGCGGAGCTGATGCGGCTCCTCTGCGATATCCACGGCGTCGACTTCGACACCGCCTGGGAAATCACCTGGAAGACTTTCTCCTATACCAACCACACGCTTCTGCCCGAAGCGCTGGAGAGCTGGCCCGTTCCGCTGTTCGAACGTCTTCTGCCCCGCCACATGCAGCTGGTCTACGCCATCAATGCCAAGATCCTGGTCGACGCACGCAAGAACCGGTCCTTCTCCGACACCGAAATCCGCCACATCTCCCTGATCGACGAAAGCGGCGACCGGCGCGTGCGTATGGGCAATCTTGCCTTCATCGGCTCGCACAGCATCAACGGCGTTTCCGCCCTGCATACGGAACTTATGAAGGAAACGGTTTTCGCCGACCTTCACAGGCTCTATCCCGACCGCATCAACAACAAGACCAACGGCATCACGCCGCGCCGCTGGCTGATGCAGTGCAATCCGCAGCTGACCTCGCTGGTGCGGGAAGCGATCGGCGACGACTTCCTCGACGATGCCGGCAAGCTGACCGCGCTCGACGCCTTTGCCGACGATGCGTCGTTCCAGGAGAAGTTTGCCGCCGTCAAACGCGCCAACAAGGAGCGCCTGTCCAATCTGGTCGCAAGCCGCATGGGGATCCGCCTGGACCCCTCGGCCATGTTCGACATCCAGATCAAGCGCATCCACGAATACAAGCGCCAGCTTCTCAACATCATCGAGACCGTTGCGCTGTTCGACCAGATCCGCTCCCATCCGGAGCGGGACTGGGTGCCGCGCGTCAAGCTCTTCGCCGGCAAGGCGGCGCCGAGTTATCACAACGCCAAGCTTATCATCAAGCTCGCCAACGACGTCGCCCGCGTGGTCAACAACGATCCTTCCGTGCGCGGACTGCTCAAGGTGGTCTTCATTCCGAACTACAACGTCTCGCTCGCCGAAGTCATGGTGCCGGCCGCCGATCTTTCCGAACAGATCTCCACGGCCGGCATGGAAGCCTCGGGAACCGGCAACATGAAGTTCGCGTTGAACGGTGCGCTTACCATCGGCACACTGGATGGCGCGAATGTGGAAATGCGCGACCATGTCGGTGAGGAAAACATCGTGATCTTCGGCAAGACGGCAGAGGAAGTCGGCAAGGCCCGCGCAGACGGTTACAATCCGCGTGCGACCATCGAGGGCTCGCGCGAGCTCTCGCAGGCGCTTTCGGCCATCGCCTCCGGCGTGTTCTCGCCGGATGACCGCGGTCGCTTCTCCTCCCTGATGAACGGCATCTACCAGCATGACTGGTTCATGGTCGCCGAGGACTTCGATTCCTACGCCAAGGCCCAGCGCGATGTCGACACGATCTGGACCGATCCCGCGAACTGGTATGGCAAGACCATCCGCAACACCGCCCGCATGGGCTGGTTCTCGTCCGACCGTACGATCCGTCAGTACAACTCCGACATCTGGAGAGCCTGATGGCGAAGTCACCGAAGACCATCGGTGATGCCCTCCAGCCGGAGATCCCTCCGGCACCGGAGGTTGCGGCCATTATCGCGGGCACCCATGGCGATCCCTTCGCGGTGCTCGGCATCCATCAGACTGACAAGGGGTATTGCGCCCGCTGCTTCATTCCCGGTGCCGAAACAGTTACCGCAGTAGCGCTCAACGGCTCGGACCTCGGTGAACTGCGCCAGATCGATCCGGCGGGATTTTTCGCCGGACCGGTGGCGATCGGCGGCTTCCACCCGCTCCGCTACCGCGCTTGCCGCGGCGATGCCGAATGGACGGTCACCGACCCCTACAGCTTCGGCCCGGTGCTCGGCCCGATGGACGATTACTTCGTTCGCGAGGGCTCGCACCTCAGGCTCTTCGACAAGATGGGCGCCCATCCGCTGAAGCACCAGGGCGTCGACGGTTTCCATTTCGCGGTGTGGGCGCCAAACGCCGAGCGCGTCTCGGTCGTCGGCGATTTCAACGAGTGGGACGGCCGGCGGCACGTCATGCGGCTTCGCCGCGACACCGGCATCTGGGAAATCTTCGCCCCCGATGTCCGTCCGGGCGCCGCTTACAAGTTCGAGATCATTGGCAAGGACGGCGTGTTGCAGCCGCTGAAAGCCGACCCCTATGCGCGCCGCGCCGAACTGCGGCCGAAGAATGCCTCAATCACTGCGCCCGAGCTGGAGCAGGAGTGGGAGGACGATGCCCATCGCGAGCATTGGGCAAACGCAGACCAGCGTCGCCAGCCGATCAGCATCTACGAGGTGCATGCCGGCTCGTGGCAGCGGCGTGACGATGGCTCGCTTCTGAGCTGGGATGAGCTGGCCGATCGCCTGATCCCCTATTGCTCGGACATGGGCTTCACCCATATCGAGTTTCTTCCGATCAGCGAACACCCCTATGATCCGTCATGGGGCTATCAGACAACCGGGCTTTATGCGCCCACCGCCCGTTTCGGCGAACCGGAGGGCTTCGCCCGCTTCGTCAACGGCTGCCACAAGGTCGGCATCGGCGTCATTCTCGACTGGGTGCCCGCCCATTTCCCGACAGACGCCCACGGCCTGCGCTGGTTCGATGGCACCGCCCTTTATGAGCATGCCGATCCCCGTCAGGGTTTCCATCCGGACTGGAACACAGCGATCTACAATTTCGGCCGCAGCGAGGTCCTGTCCTACCTCATCAACAATGCACTCTACTGGACGGAAAAGTTCCACCTCGACGGCCTGCGCGTCGATGCGGTCGCCTCGATGCTCTACCTCGACTATTCCCGCAAGGAAGGCGAATGGGTGCCCAACGAGTATGGCGGGCGCGAAAACCTCGAAGCCGTACGCTTCCTGCAGAATATGAACCGGCTGGTTTATGGCGCCCACCCCGGTGTGATGACCATCGCGGAGGAATCCACCTCCTGGCCCAAGGTCTCGCAGCCGGTCCACGAAGGCGGCCTCGGCTTCGGCTTCAAGTGGAACATGGGCTTCATGCACGACACGCTGAGTTATTTCGCGCGTGAACCGGTGCACCGCAAGTTCCACCATCAGGAGATCACCTTCGGGCTTCTCTATGCCTTTTCCGAGAATTTCGTGCTGCCGATCTCGCATGACGAGGTGGTGCACGGAAAGGGCTCGATGATCGCCAAGATGTCGGGCGACGACTGGCAAAAATTTGCCAATCTCCGAAGCTACTACGCCTTCATGTGGGGCTATCCCGGCAAGAAGCTGCTGTTCATGGGGCAGGAATTCGCTCAGTGGAGCGAATGGAGCGAAAGCCGCCCGCTCGACTGGAACCTGCTCCAGTATGCCCTTCACGAAGGCATGCGGCGTCTCGTACGCGACCTCAATTTCACTTACCGCTCCAAGCCCGCGCTTCACGCCCGTGACTGCGAGGGCGATGGCTTCGAATGGCTGATCGTCGACGACCATGACAATTCGGTCTTCGGCTGGCTGCGCAAGGCGCCGGGCCAGAAACCGATCGCGGTCATCTGCAACTTCACGCCCGTCTATCACGAGCGTTACACCGTGTCGCTGCCCGCCGCGGGCCGCTGGCGGGAGATCCTGAATACCGATGCCGAGATCTACGGCGGCAGCGGCAAGGGCAATGGTGGCCGCGCGGAAGCCCGCGCCGGTGCCGATGGTCGCGCAACGGCAACCATCACCCTGCCGCCGCTCGCCGTCATCATGCTCGAACAAGAAAATTGATGCGGGAGGACAAAATGACGGAAAAGCGGATCCAGCCATTGGCGCGTGATGCCATGGCCTATGTTCTCGCAGGGGGGCGGGGCAGCCGGCTGAAGGAACTGACGGACCGGCGCGCAAAGCCTGCGGTCTATTTCGGCGGCAAGGCCAGGATTATCGACTTCGCACTGTCGAATGCGCTCAATTCCGGCATCCGCCGCATCGGGGTCGCCACCCAGTACAAGGCCCATTCGCTCATCCGTCACCTGCAGCACGGTTGGAACTTCTTCCGCCCGGAACGCAATGAAAGCTTCGACGTCCTGCCCGCTTCGCAGCGCGTCTCGGAGACCCAGTGGTATGAAGGCACGGCCGACGCCGTCTACCAGAACATCGACATCATCGAGTCCTACGGCCCGGAATACATGGTGATCCTGGCCGGCGACCATATCTATAAAATGGACTACGAGCAGATGCTCCAGCAGCACGTCGATTCCGGCGCCGACGTGACGATCGGCTGCCTGGAAGTGCCGCGCGAGGAAGCGACCGGCTTCGGCGTCATGCATGTCGACGAAAAGGACGATATCATTGCCTTCGTCGAGAAGCCGGCCGACCCGCCGGGTATTCCGGGCAATGAGGACTTCGCGCTTGCCTCGATGGGCATCTATGTCTTCCAGACGAGCTTCCTGATGGATGTTCTACGCCGCGATGCTGCCGACCCGACATCGAGCCGGGATTTCGGCAAGGACATCATCCCCTACATCGTTTCGAACGGTAAGGCCGTCGCCCACCGGTTCGCTCGCTCCTGCGTCCGCTCCGATTTCGAGCGCACACCCTACTGGCGCGACGTCGGCACGATCGACGCCTACTGGCAGGCCAATATCGACTTGACGGACGTCGTTCCCGATCTCGACCTCTACGACAAGACCTGGCCGATCTGGAGCTATGCCGAGATCACGCCACCGGCGAAGTTCGTCCATGACGACGAGGGCCGCCGCGGTTCCGCGATTTCCTCGCTGGTTTCCGGCGACTGCATCATTTCAGGCTCGACACTGTTGAAGAGCCTGCTGTTCACCGGCGTGCGCGCCAATTCCTATTCCCGCCTTGAAGGCGCAGTCATCCTTCCGAAAGTCCAGATCGGACGTCACGCCCGCCTGACCAACGTCGTCATCGACCATGGGGTGGTGATTCCCGAAGGTCTGGTGGTCGGGGAGGATCCGGAAATCGACGCCCGTCGGTTCCGCCGCTCCGAGAACGGTGTCTGCCTGATTACCCAGACGATGATCGACAAACTGGATCTGTGACCCTGATGAAAGTTCTCTCCGTCGCCTCCGAGCTTTATCCGTTGATCAAGACCGGCGGTCTGGCAGATGTTGCCGGTGCCCTGCCGCTTGCGCTGAAGGCGCATGATATCGAGACCCGGACACTCATCCCCGGCTATCCAGCGGTGATGAAGGCGATCAAGAAGGCGGTGAAGCGGGTGGAGTTCACCGACCTGCTGGGAGAACATGCCACCCTGATCGAGGCCAGGCATGAAGGTCTCGATATTCTGGTTCTCGATTCGCCGACGCTTTTCGAGCGCTCCGGTGGTCCCTATGTCGATCACGCGTCCCGGGATTATTCCGACAACTGGAAACGATTTGCAGTGCTCTCCAAGGCCGGCGCCGAAATCGCAGCCGGCGCACTTCCCGGCTGGCAGCCGGATCTCGTTCATGTGCATGACTGGCAGACGGCACTGACCCCCGTCTACATGCGCTATGCCGAGACACCGGAACTGCCGAGCCTCATCACCATTCACAACATCGCCTTCCAGGGGCAGTTCTCCGCCAGCTATTTCCCCTATCTCGGCCTTCCGGCCCATGCCTATTGGGAAGCGCTCGAATATTACGGCACGATGAGCTACCTGAAGTCAGGTCTTTCGACCGCCTCGGCGCTCAGCACCGTCAGCCCATCCTATGCCGAGGAAATCCTGACGCCGGAATTCGGCATGGGCCTGGAGGGCATCATCGCCGACCGCGCCAATGATCTCTACGGCATCGTCAACGGCATCGACGCCCAGGTCTGGAACCCCGCGACCGATCCGCTCATCGCCACCCAATACGCCTCCGGCGCATTCAAGAAACGTCAGGCGAACCGCGCGGCACTCACCGCCCGCTTTGGCCTCGATGATGACGACGGCCCGATCTTCTCCATCGTTTCCCGCCTGACCTGGCAGAAGGGTATGGACCTGCTCGGCGAAGTGATCGACGATATCGTATCGGCCGGGGCAAAGCTTGCCATTCTCGGCTCCGGCGACAGCGCATTGGAGGCGCAACTGCTTGCCGCCGCCTCGCGCTACCGCAATCGCATCGGCGTGGTCATCGGCTTCGACGAGCCGCTTTCGCATCTGATGCAGGCCGGCGCCGATGCCATCCTCATCCCCTCCCGCTTCGAGCCCTGCGGCCTGACCCAGCTCTATGCGCTGCGCTACGGCTGCGTGCCGGTGGTCGCCCGCACAGGCGGCCTCGCCGACACCATTGTCGATGCCAATGAAGCCGCGCTTGCCGGCGGTGTGGCCACAGGAATCCAGTTCGGACCGGTGACCGCGGATGCCCTGCGCCGCGCCATCCAGCGCACGATGAGGCTCTATCGCGACCCCAAGGCATGGGCGCAGCTGCAGAAACAGGGTATGAAGAGCGACGTCTCCTGGGGTCGCAGCGCCGAGCGCTACGCCGAACTTTATCAACGCCTCGTTTCGAAAGGCCAGTAAGTCCATGATATCGACTGTTGCCACCAAGCCCTTCTCTGACCAGAAGCCCGGCACCTCGGGCCTGCGCAAGAAGGTCCCGGTCTTCCAGCAGGAAAATTATGCAGAGAACTTCATCCAGTCGATTTTCGATTCGCTGGAAGGCTTTCAGGGCAAGACGCTGGTGGTCGGCGGCGATGGCCGTTACTACAATCGCGAGGTGATCCAGAAGGTCATCAAGATGGCCGCCGCCAATGGCTTCGGCAAGGTCATGGTCGGGCGAGGCGGCATTCTCTCGACGCCCGCAGCCTCCCACGTCATCCGCAAGTACAAGGCGTTCGGCGGCATCATCCTGTCCGCCAGCCACAATCCCGGCGGCCCGACCGAAGACTTCGGCATCAAGTACAATATCGGCAATGGCGGCCCGGCGCCGGAAAAGATCACCGATGCGATCTTCGCCCGCTCGAAGGTCATCACCAGCTACCGCATCGTCGCGGCCGACGATCTCGATCTCGACAATGTCGGCACCTTCGAAGTCGGCGGCATGCAGGTTCAGGTCATCGACCCGGTGACCGACTACGCCGAACTGATGGAAGAGCTTTTCGACTTCTCCGCTATCCGCAACCTGTTCGGCCTCGGTTTCCGCATGGTCTTCGATGCCATGAGTGCCGTGACCGGCCCCTATGCCAAGGAAATCATCGAGGGCCGACTGGGCGCGCCTGAAGGCACGGTGCGCAACTTCACGCCGCTGCCGGATTTCGGCGGTCATCACCCGGACCCGAACCTTGTGCACGCCAAGGAACTCTACGACGAAATGATGAGCGGCAAGGACGCTCCCGACTTCGGCGCTGCCTCCGACGGCGACGGCGACCGCAACCTGATCATCGGCAAGGGCATTTTCGTCACCCCTTCGGACAGTCTCGCCGTTCTGGCCGCCAATGCCCATCTGGCGCCCGGTTATAACGGCGGGATCGCCGGCATCGCCCGCTCGATGCCGACCAGCGCCGCCGCCGACAAGGTGGCCGAAAAGCTCGGCATCGGCATCTACGAGACGCCGACCGGCTGGAAATTCTTCGGCAACCTGCTCGACGCCGGTAAGGTCACGATCTGCGGCGAGGAAAGCGCCGGCACCGGATCCAACCACGTCCGCGAGAAGGACGGTCTCTGGGCGGTTCTGCTCTGGCTGAACATTCTCGCCGTGCGCGGCGAAAGCGTGCAGGACATCGTTTCCCAGCATTGGGCGACCTACGGCCGCAACTACTATTCGCGCCATGACTACGAAGCCGTCGATACAGACGCCGCCAACGGTCTCGTGGACACCCTGCGTGCCAGGCTCGCAACCCTGCCCGGGACGAAGCTCGGCGATCTCGTGGTGAGCGCCGCCGACGATTTCGCCTATCACGACCCGATCGACCAGTCGGTCAGCAAGAACCAGGGGATCCGCATCTTCTTCGAAGGCGGCTCCCGCATCGTCTTCCGCCTCTCCGGCACAGGCACCTCGGGCGCGACGCTGCGCGTCTACATCGAGCGTTACGAGCCGGATGCAAGCCGTCACGATCTCGAAACGCAGTCAGCCCTTGCCGACCTTATCGCCGCAGCCGAAAGCATTGCCGAGATCAGCAACCGCACCGGCCGCGATGCGCCGACCGTCATCACCTGATCGCGACGGCTCCATGAACCCGATCGAAAGCCGGCATGGCGGAGTAGTTCTCACCGACACAGGCGCGGATTTCGCCGTCTGGTCCCGCCATGCCGAGCAGATCGATCTTTGCCTTTACGAAATCAATGGCGGCGCAGAAATCTGCCGCCTTCCCATGACGCGCGGTGAAGGCGACGTGCATCGCCTGCATGTCGAAGGCGTAACCGAAGGCGCCCATTACGGCTATCGCGCCCATGGGCATTACGCCCCGGACCATGGCTTGTGGTTCGATCCGTCCAAGCTGCTTGTCGATCCCTATGCCAGGGAGCTGAACCGGCCCTTCGTGCACGATATCAGGCTCTCGACATTCGGCGTCGATACCGCTCCCCTCGTTCCGAAATCGGTCGTGACGCGTGACCGGCTGGCGCGACCGATGATGCCGCTCGTGCCCAAGGGCGGCTTCATCTACGAGGTCGCGGTGAAACCCTTCACCATCCGCCACCCGGATGTGCCGAAGAACCTGCGCGGTACCGTCGCGGCACTTGCCCATCCGGCGGTGATCGATCATCTGAAACGGCTCGGCGTCGATGCAATCGAACTGATGCCGATCGTCGCCTGGATCGATGAGCGGCATCTGCCGCCGCTCGGTCTGACCAATGGCTGGGGCTACAACCCGGTCGCCTTCATGGCGCTCGATCCCCGCATCGTGCCGGGCGGCGTCGCCGAACTGCGCAACACCGTAGCGGCCCTGCATGCCGCAGGGATCAGCGTCATTCTCGATCTGGTCTTCAACCATACCGGAGAAAGCGACCGGCTCGGCACCACGCTTTCGCTGCGCGGATTGGACAACCTCTCGTTCTACCGCCATCTCTCCGACAATCCCGGCGTTCTGGTGAACGACACCGGCACCGGCAACACGCTGGCCTGCGATCATCCACACGTCCGCCAGCTGATCGTCAGCACCCTGCGGCATTTCGTTGTTCATTCCGGCATCGACGGTTTCCGCTTCGATCTGGCGCCCATCCTCGGCCGCTCCACGCGCGGATTTCATTCGAATTCGAGAACGCTGCAGGCGATCCTGCAGGACGATATTCTGGAGGATCGGGTGATGATCGCCGAACCCTGGGACATCGGTCCCGGCGGCTATCAGCTCGGAAATTTCCCGCCGCCCTATCTCGAATGGAACGACCGCGCGCGCGACAATATCCGGCGCTACTGGCGCGGCGATGCGCATATGACCGGCACGCTCGCAACCGCGCTTGCCGGCTCTTCCGACGTGTTCGCCCGGGATGGAGCAACGACCACCCGCAGCGTCAACTTCATTGCCGCCCATGACGGCTTCACGCTGTTCGACCTCGTCTCCCACAGCCACAAGCGCAACGGCAAGAACGGCGAGAACAACCGAGACGGCCACGACGAGAACTACTCGTGGAACAATGGCGTGGAGGGCGAAACCCATAACCGCACGGTTCGCCGCCAGCGCCGGCAGGACGTCATCGCTCTCCTGTCCACCCTC
The window above is part of the Rhizobium sp. ACO-34A genome. Proteins encoded here:
- a CDS encoding glycogen phosphorylase, which translates into the protein MIKTLSKADLPLPKPRVSDPEVLAAEIIERLTYGIGKDAKVATPHDWLTATILVVRDRIIDKWMESTRATYANNAKRVYYLSLEFLIGRLMRDAMSNLGLMDEIREALGSLGVELDVIAGLEPDAALGNGGLGRLAACFMESLATVDIPAYGYGIRYVHGLFRQQMADGWQVELPETWLAHGNPWEFERRESSYEIGFGGGVETVNGQNDEVRFVWKPSERMIATAYDTPVVGWRGERVNTLRLWSAQPIDPILLDAFNAGDHIGALRESNKAETLTRVLYPADANAAGQELRLRQEYFFCSASLQDILRRHLQQGNQLSALPDKVSIQLNDTHPAVSVAELMRLLCDIHGVDFDTAWEITWKTFSYTNHTLLPEALESWPVPLFERLLPRHMQLVYAINAKILVDARKNRSFSDTEIRHISLIDESGDRRVRMGNLAFIGSHSINGVSALHTELMKETVFADLHRLYPDRINNKTNGITPRRWLMQCNPQLTSLVREAIGDDFLDDAGKLTALDAFADDASFQEKFAAVKRANKERLSNLVASRMGIRLDPSAMFDIQIKRIHEYKRQLLNIIETVALFDQIRSHPERDWVPRVKLFAGKAAPSYHNAKLIIKLANDVARVVNNDPSVRGLLKVVFIPNYNVSLAEVMVPAADLSEQISTAGMEASGTGNMKFALNGALTIGTLDGANVEMRDHVGEENIVIFGKTAEEVGKARADGYNPRATIEGSRELSQALSAIASGVFSPDDRGRFSSLMNGIYQHDWFMVAEDFDSYAKAQRDVDTIWTDPANWYGKTIRNTARMGWFSSDRTIRQYNSDIWRA
- a CDS encoding 1,4-alpha-glucan branching enzyme codes for the protein MAKSPKTIGDALQPEIPPAPEVAAIIAGTHGDPFAVLGIHQTDKGYCARCFIPGAETVTAVALNGSDLGELRQIDPAGFFAGPVAIGGFHPLRYRACRGDAEWTVTDPYSFGPVLGPMDDYFVREGSHLRLFDKMGAHPLKHQGVDGFHFAVWAPNAERVSVVGDFNEWDGRRHVMRLRRDTGIWEIFAPDVRPGAAYKFEIIGKDGVLQPLKADPYARRAELRPKNASITAPELEQEWEDDAHREHWANADQRRQPISIYEVHAGSWQRRDDGSLLSWDELADRLIPYCSDMGFTHIEFLPISEHPYDPSWGYQTTGLYAPTARFGEPEGFARFVNGCHKVGIGVILDWVPAHFPTDAHGLRWFDGTALYEHADPRQGFHPDWNTAIYNFGRSEVLSYLINNALYWTEKFHLDGLRVDAVASMLYLDYSRKEGEWVPNEYGGRENLEAVRFLQNMNRLVYGAHPGVMTIAEESTSWPKVSQPVHEGGLGFGFKWNMGFMHDTLSYFAREPVHRKFHHQEITFGLLYAFSENFVLPISHDEVVHGKGSMIAKMSGDDWQKFANLRSYYAFMWGYPGKKLLFMGQEFAQWSEWSESRPLDWNLLQYALHEGMRRLVRDLNFTYRSKPALHARDCEGDGFEWLIVDDHDNSVFGWLRKAPGQKPIAVICNFTPVYHERYTVSLPAAGRWREILNTDAEIYGGSGKGNGGRAEARAGADGRATATITLPPLAVIMLEQEN
- a CDS encoding glucose-1-phosphate adenylyltransferase, giving the protein MTEKRIQPLARDAMAYVLAGGRGSRLKELTDRRAKPAVYFGGKARIIDFALSNALNSGIRRIGVATQYKAHSLIRHLQHGWNFFRPERNESFDVLPASQRVSETQWYEGTADAVYQNIDIIESYGPEYMVILAGDHIYKMDYEQMLQQHVDSGADVTIGCLEVPREEATGFGVMHVDEKDDIIAFVEKPADPPGIPGNEDFALASMGIYVFQTSFLMDVLRRDAADPTSSRDFGKDIIPYIVSNGKAVAHRFARSCVRSDFERTPYWRDVGTIDAYWQANIDLTDVVPDLDLYDKTWPIWSYAEITPPAKFVHDDEGRRGSAISSLVSGDCIISGSTLLKSLLFTGVRANSYSRLEGAVILPKVQIGRHARLTNVVIDHGVVIPEGLVVGEDPEIDARRFRRSENGVCLITQTMIDKLDL
- a CDS encoding starch synthase, which produces MKVLSVASELYPLIKTGGLADVAGALPLALKAHDIETRTLIPGYPAVMKAIKKAVKRVEFTDLLGEHATLIEARHEGLDILVLDSPTLFERSGGPYVDHASRDYSDNWKRFAVLSKAGAEIAAGALPGWQPDLVHVHDWQTALTPVYMRYAETPELPSLITIHNIAFQGQFSASYFPYLGLPAHAYWEALEYYGTMSYLKSGLSTASALSTVSPSYAEEILTPEFGMGLEGIIADRANDLYGIVNGIDAQVWNPATDPLIATQYASGAFKKRQANRAALTARFGLDDDDGPIFSIVSRLTWQKGMDLLGEVIDDIVSAGAKLAILGSGDSALEAQLLAAASRYRNRIGVVIGFDEPLSHLMQAGADAILIPSRFEPCGLTQLYALRYGCVPVVARTGGLADTIVDANEAALAGGVATGIQFGPVTADALRRAIQRTMRLYRDPKAWAQLQKQGMKSDVSWGRSAERYAELYQRLVSKGQ
- a CDS encoding alpha-D-glucose phosphate-specific phosphoglucomutase — protein: MISTVATKPFSDQKPGTSGLRKKVPVFQQENYAENFIQSIFDSLEGFQGKTLVVGGDGRYYNREVIQKVIKMAAANGFGKVMVGRGGILSTPAASHVIRKYKAFGGIILSASHNPGGPTEDFGIKYNIGNGGPAPEKITDAIFARSKVITSYRIVAADDLDLDNVGTFEVGGMQVQVIDPVTDYAELMEELFDFSAIRNLFGLGFRMVFDAMSAVTGPYAKEIIEGRLGAPEGTVRNFTPLPDFGGHHPDPNLVHAKELYDEMMSGKDAPDFGAASDGDGDRNLIIGKGIFVTPSDSLAVLAANAHLAPGYNGGIAGIARSMPTSAAADKVAEKLGIGIYETPTGWKFFGNLLDAGKVTICGEESAGTGSNHVREKDGLWAVLLWLNILAVRGESVQDIVSQHWATYGRNYYSRHDYEAVDTDAANGLVDTLRARLATLPGTKLGDLVVSAADDFAYHDPIDQSVSKNQGIRIFFEGGSRIVFRLSGTGTSGATLRVYIERYEPDASRHDLETQSALADLIAAAESIAEISNRTGRDAPTVIT